The sequence AGACGAATTTTTGGATGCGGCCTGCAAGGCGCAGCACTCCGAGCTCGCCGTCCCTGTCGGTGGTGAAAAGCTCGGCCAGGAGCACGGCGAGCCGGTCCGGCTCCGCCCCCGCACGCAGCCGCCGGTGTCGCAGCTTGCCGAGGAGCAATCCCGTGACAAACGCCAGGCCGATGCTCGCGGCGTATTCAACGACTTCGCGAACGTCGCGCACGCTCTGTGGCAAGACGGGAACGTTATCGAGATATCCGGTAGTGACGAGCATGAGCCAGACTGCCAGGGCGGCCATGGTGAAGCCGCAGGCCGCGGACAGGCCGAACCGTCCCGGATGGCGCGCGGCCAGCGCGAAACCGAAGGGCACCGGGATCAGCATCGACGCGACGCGGAGATAAAGCGGCGACGCGTCGTAGACGAAGAGCAACAGGATGTGCGCAGCGATGAGAAGCGCCAGCGTAAGACCGAGAGCGCGGAACAGGCTTGTCCGGTAGGTCGTCGCCTCTCCGGAGATGGGGGCGTAGGGCGCCGTCTCGAGACCCGGCGAGCCGCCAGCCTGGCCGGCGGAGAGCGCGGCTTTCAACTCTTGAAATTCGCGTTCGAGAGCGGAAAGACGAGGTTCATGGCTACTTGCCGCGGCCTGTTCCGCAAGCCGTGATTCGAGCTGAGCAATGCGTTGCAGAATGGGTTTGAACAGGTAAAAGTCACGAGCGCACTGCGGGCAGACGATGGCCGCCTGCGGCACCTCCGATGCGCAATAGGGGCAATTCATTCGACGGGTTTATTTGACCGACAGGTTGATGACGAGGCTTCCCTGCCTGCCCTCGATGTCCCGCACGGTGATCCGGATCGGGTGCTCGCCCCCTGGGGCGGTCACCGAGGCGAGGTCGATTCCCTCGGGACGGATCGCCGACTTGAGGCGGCGGGTGAGATCCACCGGCGGATTTTTCAGATAGGTGACCTGAACGCTGTCCGGGTCGATCTTCGACCCCCCGCGAGGCTCGAAGACGACTCGCAGCGCAAAGGCGCCGCCGCCAACGCTTTCCGGCGACACCAGCTTGACAGCAGGTCCTCGCGTAATGGCCCGCGACGGCGCCTGCGGCGCCGCGGGCAGCTTCGCTTCTTTCTCGGTGATCAACTGTATCGGCTGAGCTCCCGCACTGCCTTCGATGAAAACCAGCGCGACGGTCAACAGGATGCGCGCGATCATGGTGAGTTTTCTCGTCTCCCCCTTCTTTCCTTGAGCGAACGACAAATCACGGAATTTCCCTCGTGGGCCGGTTGGCGCGTATTAAAACCGATTGTGGCTAGGTCGTCAAATACATCCTTCCGGCCCGAGGTTCTTGCGGGCAAGGAAACGGTCATACCAGGTCCGGGATGGACAAACTCGTCGTTCACACGCTGCGGCAAGACCGCGGCGAGGCCACACAACCCGCAGCACGCCGCAACGATTGGGCGATTTACGGGATGGCCGAGGAAATGGTCGGGGCGAGTGGATTTGAACCACCGACCTCACGGTCCCGAACCGTGCGCTCTACCAAGCTGAGCCACGCCCCGACGCGGACAAACTAACAACAGACCCGGAGAAAAACAACAGCCCGGCGCCGGGAGGCGACAGGCTGCGCCCGGGCCGGGCTCAGAGATCGGCGACCGCGGCGCGCATGCGGCGGATGGTGGCGGCGTAATCGGGTGTCTTGAAGATCCCGGAGCCCGAGACCACGACCTCGGCTCCGGCACGGACGACCCGCTCGATGTTATCGGCCTTGACTCCGCCGTCGACCTCGATCAGGACCGGAAGCTTGCGCCGGTCCACGGCCCGACGCGCCTCTTCGAGCTTCGGTAAAACGTCGGCGATGAATTCCTGGCCGCCGAAGCCGGGAAAAACAGTCATGATGAGGATCATGTCGACATCGGGAAAATAGCGCTCCACCGCGGCAAGCGGGACGTCGGGATTGACCGCCACCGAAGCCTTCGCGCCCAGCTCGCGAATCCGGCGGAGGGTTGCGTTCGGATCGGCGCACGTGTCCGGATGGATCGAGACCCAGTCGGCCCCCGCCTTGATGAACTCCGGGGCGTACTTGTCGGGATCCGTGATCATGAGATGTACGTCCAGCGGGATGCGGGTGACCTTGCGCACGCACTCGACCACGACCGGGCCGATGGTGAGGTTGGGAACGAAATGGCCGTCCATCACGTCGACGTGAAGCCAGTCGGCACCGGCCGCTTCCACCGCCTCGATCTCCTCTTTGAGGCGGCTGAAGTCGGCCGACAGAATCGAGGGGGCGATCTTGATCGTTCTCATGTCACCGAGCCTTTCTCATGCGTGCGGCGAAGAATCCGTCGGTATCGTGGCGGTGCGGCAGGGCGAGAAAATAAGGGCCGCGCACCAGCGCCCGCGCCTTTTCCGGAAGATAACCTGCGGCCTCTTCCAACACAAACTCCGGATGCTGGCGCAAAAAGCCCTCGACCACGTCCTCGTTCTCGGGCCGGGCAAGCGTGCAGGTCGAATAGACGAGCACGCCTCCGGTGCGGAGATAACCAGCGCTGCATTTCAAGATTTTTCTCTGCGTGCGGCTCAGGCGCGCGATGTCCGCCGGCGCACGGTTCCATTTGATCTCCGGGTGGGACCGCAGCGTTCCGAGGCCGCTGCACGGGGCGTCGACCAGGATGCGGTCGTAGGGCTCGCGCTCCGCTTCGGGGAGACCGGCGGTCATATCGCAGCAAACGGTCCGGATCGAGGTAAGACGGAGTCGGCGGGCGTTGCGGCGGACGCGCTCGAGCCCGGCGGCGGAGAGGTCGGCGGCGACAACCGTTCCTCGGTCTTCGATCAGCTCGGCGATGTGCGTCGTCTTGCCCCCGGGAGCGGCGCAGGCGTCGAGGATGCGCTCGCCGGGGCGGGGATCGAGAAGAAAGCCGATGAGCTGCGACGCCTCTCCCTGCACGAAGAAAAGCCCCTCGTCGAAACCGGGCAGTTGATCGGGCGGTCTTCGGGAAAGAACCACGACCCCCTGGGTGGACCAGAGGGATGGTCTCGCCTCGACCCCGGATTCAGCCAGGAGCGAGAGCAGGTCGTCGACTGTGGTCTTCAGGCGCTGCGCTCGAAGCGCCAGCGGGGCGGCGCGGTTGTCGGCCTCGAGGAGCGGCACGAGCTCTTCGGGCGCGAAATAATCCTGCCAGAGCTCGACGAGCCACAGGGGGTGGGACCAGTAGCTCGCGAACTCCGAAAGCGTTTCCCGCGACAGCTCGGGCGGGGGCTTGCGCCGCCCTTCACGGAGCACGCCGCGCAGGACCGCGTTCACGAAGCCTCCGCTTTTTACTCCCCCCCGGGTCTTTGCCAGCGCGACCGCTTCGTTCACGGCGGCGTAGTCGGGAACGCGGTCGAGAAAGAACAGCTGGTAGAGGGTGAGCCGCAGCAGGTTTCTTACGAACGGCGAGGTGCGCGCGAGATCGCGCTTGAGATGCCCGCGCAAGAGCCAGTCCAGCCTGCCGCGCCAGCGAAGCGTGCCGTAGGTGAGCTCGCTGAGAAGCGCGCGGTCCCGCGCGGGAAGCGTTCCGCTTTCAAGCGCACGGTCGAGCAAGCGGTCGGCAAACGCCTTTCGGGTATCGACCGCAACGAGGATGCGGGTTGCGATCTCGCGGACGTTTGCGGTCCGGCTGTCAGAGGCGTTCACCCGGCCGGATCCTCGCTCCCTTGACGAACTCGGTGCCGGGCAGGCGCTTCCTGTTTTCGAGCTGAACCTCCTCGAGCGCAAGAAGCCCGTCGCCGGTCGCCACCCAAAAGCCGCCCGCGTCCGCGCGCACGACCTCTCCGGGGGCGGCTGACGGGCCGGTGAGGACCCGGGCGCGATGAATCTTCATCAGCTTGCCGCGCAGGTGGGTGTAGGCGGAGGGCCACGGAGTGAAAGCGCGCACGCGACGCTCGATCGCCACGGCGGGCTGGCGCCAGTCGATGAGACCGTCCTCCTTCTTGATCATCGGCGCCAGCGTTGCCTGCGCTTCGTCTTGCGGTTGACCCTCGAGCCTGCCTTCCTTGAGGCCGCGGATGGTTTCGAGGAGGAGCCTCGCGCCGATCGGCGCGAGCTTGGCGGCGAGCGAGGAGGTCGTCTCGTCCGGCGCCAGCTCCAGCCCCTCCTGGAGATAGATCGGCCCGGCGTCCATCTTTTCGACCAGGCGTATCGTGGT is a genomic window of Candidatus Zixiibacteriota bacterium containing:
- the rpe gene encoding ribulose-phosphate 3-epimerase; the protein is MRTIKIAPSILSADFSRLKEEIEAVEAAGADWLHVDVMDGHFVPNLTIGPVVVECVRKVTRIPLDVHLMITDPDKYAPEFIKAGADWVSIHPDTCADPNATLRRIRELGAKASVAVNPDVPLAAVERYFPDVDMILIMTVFPGFGGQEFIADVLPKLEEARRAVDRRKLPVLIEVDGGVKADNIERVVRAGAEVVVSGSGIFKTPDYAATIRRMRAAVADL
- the fmt gene encoding methionyl-tRNA formyltransferase, whose protein sequence is MPDFWPIVFMGTPEPAALTLERLLEGPDPVVGVVTQPDRPAGRGQKSTPSPVRKLAESRGIPVIAPEKIRAPEVLETLKKWNPRVVAVVAYGRILPRSILELPPAGCINVHYSLLPKYRGAAPIAWTILNGEREGGVTTIRLVEKMDAGPIYLQEGLELAPDETTSSLAAKLAPIGARLLLETIRGLKEGRLEGQPQDEAQATLAPMIKKEDGLIDWRQPAVAIERRVRAFTPWPSAYTHLRGKLMKIHRARVLTGPSAAPGEVVRADAGGFWVATGDGLLALEEVQLENRKRLPGTEFVKGARIRPGERL
- the rsmB gene encoding 16S rRNA (cytosine(967)-C(5))-methyltransferase RsmB, giving the protein MNASDSRTANVREIATRILVAVDTRKAFADRLLDRALESGTLPARDRALLSELTYGTLRWRGRLDWLLRGHLKRDLARTSPFVRNLLRLTLYQLFFLDRVPDYAAVNEAVALAKTRGGVKSGGFVNAVLRGVLREGRRKPPPELSRETLSEFASYWSHPLWLVELWQDYFAPEELVPLLEADNRAAPLALRAQRLKTTVDDLLSLLAESGVEARPSLWSTQGVVVLSRRPPDQLPGFDEGLFFVQGEASQLIGFLLDPRPGERILDACAAPGGKTTHIAELIEDRGTVVAADLSAAGLERVRRNARRLRLTSIRTVCCDMTAGLPEAEREPYDRILVDAPCSGLGTLRSHPEIKWNRAPADIARLSRTQRKILKCSAGYLRTGGVLVYSTCTLARPENEDVVEGFLRQHPEFVLEEAAGYLPEKARALVRGPYFLALPHRHDTDGFFAARMRKAR